The region GTAACATCAACTCCGCGGAATTCGATAGCGCAAATTCCGCCTGCGCGCAACAGAACGGGCGGGCCCGAAGGTCCGCCCGTACGGTGATTTTCGATTGTCTAACCGTTGGCGCGCTTGGCGAGCGAAGAGCGCCCCATGGACTCGTAGGCGAACCCCATCGCGGCCACCTCCGCCGGGTTGTAGATGTTGCGTCCGTCCACTATCGCCGGCGTCTTCAACAGCTCCTTGACCCGCTCCAGGTCCGCGTCCTTGAACTGGTTCCACTCGGTGACGACCACCAGGGCGTCCGCCCCGTCGCAGGCCTCGTACATGGTGTTGGCGAAGGAGATGGAGAGGTTCCGCTTGGCGAGCTCCTCGGCGGCGGTCTCGTGGGCGATGGGGTCGTAGGCGCTGACCCGGCCGCCCTGGGCGAGAATCCCCTCGATGATGGCCAGCGACGGCGCCTCGCGCATGTCGTCCGTGTTGGGCTTGAAGGCCAGCCCCCAAAGGGCCACGACCTTACCCGACAGGTCCCCGATCATCCCGTTGAGCTTGGCCAGGGCCCGCTTGGGCTGCATGGCGTTGACCTCCTCCACCGCGGCCAGGATCTTGAACTGGTAGCCGTACTTGGCGGCGGTGTCTATGAGCGCCTTGGTGTCCTTGGGGAAGCAGCTCCCGCCGTATCCCACCCCGGCGTTCAGGAAGTGGCGGCCCAGACGGCGGTCCAACCCGGCCGCGTCGGCCACCGCCTCCACGTCGGCCCCCACCAGGTCGCAGATGTTGGCTATCTCGTTGATGAAGCTTATCTTGGTGGCCAACAGGGCGTTCGAGGTGTACTTGATCATCTCCGCGGACAGGCGGTCGGTGATGACGATGTTCTTGGTCAGCACCCGGTAGAGGGAGGCGACCTTCTCGGCGGCGTAGGCGTCGTTGGAGCCGAT is a window of bacterium DNA encoding:
- a CDS encoding UDP-glucose/GDP-mannose dehydrogenase family protein, with the translated sequence MKLAVVGTGYVGLVTGACFADLGNEVICVDIDEKKIKALNAGRIPIYEPGLEEIVRRNADAGRLSFTTDLGDSVKKSEIIFIAVGTPSMPSGEADLSAVRAVAATIGRHLNAPDKIVINKSTVPVGTGDMVTEIVVRESGGKQPFHVVSNPEFLREGSAISDSMQPDRVVIGSNDAYAAEKVASLYRVLTKNIVITDRLSAEMIKYTSNALLATKISFINEIANICDLVGADVEAVADAAGLDRRLGRHFLNAGVGYGGSCFPKDTKALIDTAAKYGYQFKILAAVEEVNAMQPKRALAKLNGMIGDLSGKVVALWGLAFKPNTDDMREAPSLAIIEGILAQGGRVSAYDPIAHETAAEELAKRNLSISFANTMYEACDGADALVVVTEWNQFKDADLERVKELLKTPAIVDGRNIYNPAEVAAMGFAYESMGRSSLAKRANG